One Sanguibacter sp. HDW7 DNA window includes the following coding sequences:
- a CDS encoding PTS fructose transporter subunit IIC has product MRFVAVTSCPTGIAHTYMAAEALEQTGKAQGHEVTVETQGSIGSEPLDPAVIAAADGVIFAADLEVKERDRFAGLPTVDVGVKRAVHDPAAVLAEAVAAVEAAAALPAAERPVAAPAPSRATSASGATRVRQWLMTGVSHMIPFVAAGGILIALSFMLAQVAWGGAEGAVEVTGADAAAIFASFDPLSLQHWSVVLLKTGQLAFGFLVPVLSGYIAYAIADRPGLVPGFVGGAAAGFIGAGFLGGLVTGFAAGFVALWISRWKVAKGVRGIMPVVVIPLLSSLVIGVLMLVLLGRPIAAAMDGLTDWLGGLQGGSIILLGALLGAMMGFDLGGPVNKVAYTFGVTGLATAGLTPDSPQYKVMAAVMLGGMVAPLALALATVVRPRLFTEVERENGKAAWLLGASFISEGAIPFAAADPWRVILASTVGSAVTGAVSMGMGVSLVAPHGGVWVLPLVGNALGFVVAILAGVAVACALVVLLKQTRRVPVAAAGPVLAGQDA; this is encoded by the coding sequence ATGAGGTTCGTCGCCGTGACGTCCTGCCCCACGGGCATCGCCCACACCTACATGGCTGCCGAGGCCCTCGAGCAGACGGGCAAGGCACAGGGCCACGAGGTGACGGTCGAGACGCAGGGCTCGATCGGCTCGGAGCCGCTCGACCCCGCGGTCATCGCGGCGGCCGACGGCGTGATCTTCGCCGCCGACCTCGAGGTCAAGGAACGCGACCGCTTCGCAGGCCTGCCGACGGTCGACGTCGGCGTCAAGCGTGCCGTGCACGACCCGGCCGCCGTCCTCGCCGAGGCCGTCGCCGCCGTCGAGGCCGCCGCAGCGCTCCCTGCCGCCGAGCGTCCCGTCGCGGCCCCTGCGCCGTCGCGGGCCACGTCGGCGTCGGGGGCGACGAGGGTCCGCCAGTGGCTCATGACGGGTGTCTCGCACATGATCCCGTTCGTCGCTGCGGGCGGCATCCTCATCGCCCTGAGCTTCATGCTCGCGCAGGTCGCGTGGGGCGGCGCCGAGGGCGCCGTCGAGGTGACGGGCGCCGACGCGGCCGCGATCTTCGCGTCGTTCGACCCGCTGAGCCTTCAGCACTGGTCGGTCGTCCTCCTCAAGACCGGCCAGCTCGCGTTCGGGTTCCTCGTGCCGGTCCTCTCGGGCTACATCGCGTACGCGATCGCCGACCGTCCCGGCCTCGTTCCCGGCTTCGTCGGCGGTGCGGCCGCGGGCTTCATCGGAGCGGGCTTCCTCGGCGGCCTCGTCACCGGCTTCGCGGCGGGCTTCGTCGCCCTGTGGATCAGCCGCTGGAAGGTCGCCAAGGGTGTGCGCGGCATCATGCCGGTCGTCGTCATCCCGCTGCTGTCGTCGCTCGTCATCGGTGTGCTCATGCTCGTCCTCCTGGGCCGGCCGATCGCCGCAGCGATGGATGGCCTCACGGACTGGCTCGGTGGCCTCCAGGGTGGCTCGATCATCCTGCTCGGTGCGCTGCTCGGCGCCATGATGGGCTTCGACCTCGGCGGCCCGGTCAACAAGGTCGCCTACACGTTCGGCGTCACGGGTCTCGCGACCGCAGGCCTCACGCCCGACTCCCCGCAGTACAAGGTCATGGCCGCGGTCATGCTCGGCGGCATGGTCGCGCCCCTCGCGCTCGCCCTCGCGACCGTCGTGCGCCCGCGCCTCTTCACGGAGGTCGAGCGCGAGAACGGCAAGGCCGCGTGGCTGCTCGGCGCGTCGTTCATCTCCGAGGGCGCGATCCCGTTCGCGGCGGCCGACCCGTGGCGCGTCATCCTCGCCTCGACGGTCGGCTCGGCCGTCACCGGGGCCGTGTCGATGGGTATGGGTGTCTCGCTCGTCGCACCGCACGGAGGTGTGTGGGTGCTGCCGCTCGTCGGCAACGCGCTCGGCTTCGTCGTCGCGATCCTCGCCGGTGTCGCCGTCGCGTGCGCGCTCGTCGTCCTCCTCAAGCAGACGCGCAGGGTGCCCGTGGCGGCCGCGGGGCCCGTCCTGGCCGGCCAGGACGCGTGA
- a CDS encoding S1C family serine protease, translated as MDENTTQPIPTAGDEPTHEGHAGTTDAQPTAPLPSAFAAPDGSTPRPVPPAPQPDPGQQPHAPYASAPQAAAPQVPAPQAPYGSQPTPAPQGVPYPPQGAHGAPTGAPYATASGPYAAPAAHNPYGQHPQGASFGPGAIPSPSVPRAPRKARTWPAVVATAAATALVVGGGSAYVTSQLVDSPAQSAAVSSSVHGLGKGSTISVDSVAPASWEEVAARVAPSVVAIDVVSQEGEAQGSGVIIDTSGHILTNNHVVSGAKNDTVTVTLSDGRLFDAKIVGVDASTDLAIVKLVTPPSDLTAATLADSDDVVVGNAVMAVGNPLGLANTVTTGIVSAVDRPVSTSDGTQASAAVTNAIQIDAAINPGNSGGPLFNAQGEVIGITSSIATLSSGSGQSGSIGLGFAIPSNLARSVGDQLIAKGVAQHAFLGVSLSDGTATADGSTRRGAQVVDVTAGSAAATGGVLKGDVIVAIDGKAVSGAEYLTAAVRERVGGDRAVLTVVRDGAAKDLTVTLTAKTDAAATPDSGSGSGDGSGSGSGSGDGSGSGNGDNTPGQGRPGRSNEGSEDSFPGGMTQDEFFQWLQENL; from the coding sequence ATGGACGAGAACACCACACAGCCGATCCCCACAGCCGGTGACGAGCCGACCCACGAGGGTCACGCCGGGACCACCGACGCCCAGCCGACGGCCCCGCTGCCGAGCGCCTTCGCGGCGCCCGACGGCTCCACGCCGCGGCCCGTGCCGCCGGCCCCGCAGCCCGACCCCGGCCAGCAGCCCCACGCGCCCTACGCTTCAGCGCCCCAGGCCGCCGCACCGCAGGTCCCCGCGCCTCAGGCCCCGTACGGGTCGCAGCCCACGCCCGCTCCTCAGGGTGTCCCGTACCCGCCCCAGGGTGCGCACGGCGCTCCGACGGGTGCCCCGTACGCCACGGCGAGCGGTCCCTACGCCGCGCCTGCGGCCCACAACCCCTACGGCCAGCACCCCCAGGGCGCGTCGTTCGGCCCCGGAGCCATTCCCTCGCCGTCCGTGCCCCGCGCGCCCCGCAAGGCACGCACGTGGCCCGCCGTCGTCGCGACCGCCGCAGCCACGGCGCTCGTCGTCGGCGGTGGCTCCGCCTACGTCACGTCGCAGCTCGTCGACAGCCCCGCACAGAGTGCCGCCGTGTCCTCCTCGGTCCACGGCCTCGGCAAGGGCTCGACGATCAGCGTCGACTCGGTCGCCCCCGCGAGCTGGGAGGAGGTCGCCGCGCGGGTCGCCCCGTCGGTCGTCGCGATCGACGTGGTCTCCCAGGAAGGCGAGGCCCAGGGCTCGGGCGTCATCATCGACACGTCCGGCCACATCCTCACGAACAACCACGTCGTGTCCGGCGCGAAGAACGACACCGTCACGGTGACGCTGAGCGACGGCAGGCTCTTCGACGCGAAGATCGTCGGTGTCGACGCCTCGACGGACCTCGCGATCGTCAAGCTCGTCACCCCTCCGAGCGACCTCACGGCCGCGACGCTCGCCGACTCGGACGACGTCGTCGTCGGCAACGCCGTCATGGCGGTGGGCAACCCGCTCGGGCTCGCCAACACGGTGACGACCGGCATCGTCTCGGCCGTCGACCGGCCCGTCTCGACGTCGGACGGCACGCAGGCGTCGGCCGCGGTGACGAACGCGATCCAGATCGACGCGGCCATCAACCCCGGCAACTCGGGCGGCCCGCTCTTCAACGCTCAGGGCGAGGTCATCGGCATCACGTCGTCGATCGCGACGCTCTCGAGCGGCTCGGGTCAGTCCGGCTCGATCGGCCTGGGCTTCGCGATCCCGTCGAACCTCGCGCGCTCGGTCGGTGACCAGCTCATCGCGAAGGGTGTGGCTCAGCACGCGTTCCTCGGTGTCTCGCTCAGCGACGGCACGGCCACGGCCGACGGTTCGACGCGGCGCGGCGCTCAGGTCGTCGACGTGACGGCCGGGTCGGCGGCGGCGACGGGCGGCGTGCTCAAGGGCGACGTCATCGTCGCGATCGACGGCAAGGCTGTGAGCGGCGCCGAGTACCTCACGGCGGCCGTCCGGGAGCGGGTCGGTGGGGACCGCGCGGTCCTCACGGTCGTGCGCGACGGCGCGGCGAAGGACCTCACGGTGACGCTCACCGCGAAGACCGACGCCGCGGCGACGCCCGACAGCGGGTCGGGCAGCGGCGACGGGTCCGGCAGCGGGTCGGGCAGCGGCGACGGGTCCGGCAGCGGCAACGGCGACAACACCCCTGGTCAGGGGCGTCCGGGCCGGTCGAACGAAGGGTCGGAGGACTCCTTCCCGGGGGGTATGACCCAGGACGAGTTCTTCCAGTGGCTCCAGGAGAACCTCTGA
- a CDS encoding PTS sugar transporter subunit IIA, producing the protein MTSQLITADLVAIDLAAATKDVVIEALAERLAAAGRVTDGETFAADVRAREAQTPTGLPGQVGLPHAKSDAVLTPSLAVATVPGGVDFGGPDGPSTLVFLIAAPALGDNVHLQILAKLARKLMNAEFMASVRAATDGETLAALVNEAVTA; encoded by the coding sequence ATGACCAGCCAGCTCATCACCGCGGACCTCGTGGCCATCGACCTCGCTGCCGCGACGAAGGACGTCGTCATCGAGGCGCTCGCCGAGCGTCTCGCCGCCGCCGGACGCGTCACCGACGGCGAGACCTTCGCCGCCGACGTCCGCGCCCGCGAGGCGCAGACCCCGACCGGCCTGCCCGGACAGGTCGGCCTCCCGCACGCGAAGTCGGACGCTGTCCTCACCCCCTCGCTCGCCGTCGCGACCGTCCCCGGCGGCGTCGACTTCGGCGGGCCCGACGGCCCCTCGACGCTCGTCTTCCTCATCGCGGCCCCCGCGCTGGGCGACAACGTCCACCTCCAGATCCTCGCGAAGCTCGCGCGCAAGCTCATGAACGCCGAGTTCATGGCGTCCGTGCGCGCCGCCACCGACGGCGAGACGCTCGCCGCCCTCGTCAACGAGGCGGTCACGGCATGA
- a CDS encoding isochorismate synthase MenF, whose product MNANQPTPADHVPAGRVVVRTTALDLPDAATDPGALLDLLPADSPLSWVRRGDGIVAWGELARVEVGGEGQFAHAEQAWTRLLRTMTVHDDVRTPGTGPVAFGSFSFDPASPAGGALVVPRVVVGRRGPLAWVTTLAEETTSPAPQPTVAELLRVGAAPVTSPGPVTYADGALTPDAWLDVVADAVSRIRDGAVDKVVLARDVRARTTHPVDPRYLLGRLADRFSGCWTFSVDGLVGATPELLVRSEKGLVISRVLAGTVRRTGDDDADLARAAHLSHSSKDLEEHEYAVSSVAQALTPFCTSTNVPETPFVLHLPNVLHLATDVTGVLAAPGATSLALADALAPTAAVCGTPTSVARELIREIEHLDRARYAGAVGWLGADGDGEWGIGLRSAELDPEDPRELRLFAGCGIVAASVPADELAETEAKLEPMRYALGD is encoded by the coding sequence ATGAACGCCAACCAGCCCACGCCCGCGGACCACGTCCCCGCGGGACGCGTCGTCGTGCGGACCACCGCGCTCGACCTGCCCGACGCGGCCACCGACCCGGGCGCCCTCCTCGACCTCCTGCCCGCCGACTCCCCGCTCTCCTGGGTGCGGCGCGGCGACGGCATCGTCGCCTGGGGCGAGCTCGCGCGCGTCGAGGTCGGCGGCGAGGGCCAGTTCGCCCACGCCGAGCAGGCATGGACGCGGCTGCTGCGCACCATGACCGTCCACGACGACGTCCGCACCCCCGGCACCGGCCCCGTCGCGTTCGGCTCGTTCTCGTTCGACCCAGCCTCCCCCGCGGGCGGCGCGCTCGTCGTGCCACGCGTCGTCGTCGGCCGCCGCGGCCCCCTCGCCTGGGTGACGACCCTCGCCGAGGAGACCACCTCCCCCGCACCCCAGCCGACCGTCGCCGAGCTGCTCCGCGTCGGCGCCGCCCCCGTGACCTCGCCCGGCCCCGTGACGTACGCCGACGGCGCGCTCACGCCCGACGCGTGGCTCGACGTCGTCGCCGACGCCGTCAGCCGCATCCGCGACGGCGCCGTCGACAAGGTCGTCCTCGCGCGCGACGTCCGCGCCCGCACGACGCACCCCGTCGACCCCCGCTACCTGCTCGGACGGCTCGCCGACAGGTTCTCGGGCTGCTGGACCTTCTCCGTCGACGGGCTCGTCGGCGCGACGCCCGAGCTCCTCGTGCGCTCCGAGAAGGGCCTCGTCATCTCCCGCGTCCTCGCCGGAACCGTCCGCCGCACGGGCGACGACGACGCCGACCTCGCCCGCGCCGCGCACCTCTCGCACTCCTCGAAGGACCTCGAGGAGCACGAGTACGCCGTGAGCTCCGTCGCGCAGGCCCTCACCCCGTTCTGCACGTCGACGAACGTCCCCGAGACGCCGTTCGTCCTCCACCTGCCCAACGTCCTCCACCTCGCGACCGACGTCACGGGAGTTCTCGCCGCACCCGGCGCGACGAGCCTCGCGCTCGCCGACGCCCTCGCGCCGACCGCCGCCGTGTGCGGCACGCCCACGTCCGTCGCGCGCGAGCTCATCCGCGAGATCGAGCACCTCGACCGCGCCCGCTACGCGGGAGCCGTCGGCTGGCTCGGCGCCGACGGCGACGGCGAGTGGGGCATCGGCCTGCGCTCCGCGGAGCTCGACCCCGAGGACCCGCGCGAGCTGCGGCTCTTCGCCGGGTGCGGGATCGTCGCGGCCTCCGTCCCGGCCGACGAGCTCGCCGAGACCGAGGCCAAGCTCGAGCCCATGCGCTACGCCCTGGGCGACTGA
- a CDS encoding o-succinylbenzoate synthase: MHVYSIPLTTRFRRIDVREGVLLHGPGGWAEFSPFADYDDVESSSWLRAALEAAREAHPPAVRDRIPVNVTVPAVDGPRAHAVVRASGGCETAKVKVAEPGQSEADEIERLEAVRDALGPSGRIRIDANGGWDVATALARLTVLDRAAGGLEYVEQPCASVDDLAAVRRRTHVLVAADESIRRAEDPFEVVRREAADVVVLKVQPLGGVRACLRLAEEIGLPVVVSSALESSVGLADGLALAAALPELPYACGLATAHLLTDDTVVRPLVPVGGSIGVRRPVVAPAALARTAASDDVAAAWRDRLERCAAVLGEDLADVLG; this comes from the coding sequence ATGCACGTCTACTCGATCCCGCTGACGACCCGCTTCCGCCGCATCGACGTGCGCGAGGGCGTGCTCCTGCACGGCCCGGGGGGATGGGCCGAGTTCTCGCCCTTCGCCGACTACGACGACGTCGAGTCGTCGTCCTGGCTGCGTGCCGCGCTCGAGGCGGCGCGCGAGGCGCACCCGCCCGCCGTGCGTGACCGCATCCCCGTCAACGTCACGGTGCCGGCGGTCGACGGGCCGCGCGCCCACGCGGTCGTGCGCGCGTCCGGTGGCTGCGAGACGGCGAAGGTCAAGGTCGCCGAGCCGGGGCAGTCGGAGGCCGACGAGATCGAGCGGCTCGAGGCCGTGCGCGACGCGCTCGGCCCGTCGGGCCGCATCCGGATCGACGCGAACGGCGGCTGGGACGTCGCCACCGCGCTCGCACGTCTCACGGTCCTCGACCGGGCGGCGGGCGGCCTCGAGTACGTCGAGCAGCCGTGCGCGAGCGTCGACGATCTTGCGGCGGTGCGCCGCCGCACGCACGTACTGGTCGCGGCCGACGAGTCGATCCGCCGCGCGGAGGATCCCTTCGAGGTCGTGCGGCGCGAGGCGGCGGACGTCGTCGTCCTCAAGGTGCAGCCGCTCGGCGGCGTCCGCGCGTGCCTGCGGCTCGCCGAGGAGATCGGTCTGCCCGTCGTCGTGTCGTCCGCGCTCGAGTCGTCGGTCGGCCTGGCCGACGGCCTCGCGCTCGCGGCCGCGCTGCCGGAGCTTCCGTACGCGTGCGGCCTCGCGACCGCGCACCTGCTCACCGACGACACCGTGGTCCGGCCGCTCGTGCCCGTCGGCGGGTCGATCGGCGTGCGTCGGCCCGTCGTGGCCCCGGCCGCTCTCGCGCGCACCGCCGCGTCCGACGACGTCGCCGCCGCGTGGCGCGACCGGCTCGAGCGGTGCGCGGCCGTGCTCGGCGAGGACCTCGCCGACGTCCTGGGATGA
- a CDS encoding DeoR/GlpR family DNA-binding transcription regulator, with amino-acid sequence MYAPERQTEIVTRARNAGRVDVATLAAELDVAAETIRRDLGLLERRGLLRRVHGGAVPVERLALEPSVDERDLANTEAKDAIARAALTLLGDASTIVLDGGTTTARLAALLPEGRELTVITHALPVAAAVATRPGITLHLVGGHVRGRTLVATGPWTTAALAELRADVVVLGANGVSVDRGLTTPDLAEAEAKRALAAAGRRVVVLADHTKIGRDELVTFAPLERVDMLVTDAVVAPDLVAELVAAGVEVVTA; translated from the coding sequence GTGTACGCCCCGGAACGCCAGACCGAGATCGTCACCCGAGCCCGCAACGCCGGCCGCGTCGACGTGGCGACGCTCGCCGCGGAGCTCGACGTCGCCGCCGAGACCATCCGCCGAGACCTCGGTCTCCTCGAGCGCCGCGGCCTGCTGCGCCGCGTCCACGGCGGCGCCGTCCCCGTCGAGCGGCTCGCGCTCGAGCCCTCCGTCGACGAGCGCGACCTCGCCAACACCGAGGCGAAGGACGCGATCGCCCGCGCGGCGCTCACCCTCCTCGGCGACGCGTCGACGATCGTCCTCGACGGCGGCACGACGACCGCGCGGCTCGCCGCGCTCCTGCCCGAGGGCCGCGAGCTCACCGTCATCACCCACGCGCTGCCCGTCGCCGCCGCCGTCGCGACCCGCCCCGGCATCACGCTCCACCTCGTCGGAGGTCACGTCCGCGGCCGCACGCTCGTCGCGACCGGCCCCTGGACGACGGCGGCACTCGCCGAGCTCCGCGCGGACGTCGTCGTCCTCGGCGCCAACGGTGTGAGCGTCGACCGCGGCCTCACGACGCCCGACCTCGCCGAGGCCGAGGCCAAGCGTGCGCTCGCCGCCGCCGGCCGCCGCGTCGTCGTCCTCGCCGACCACACGAAGATCGGCCGCGACGAGCTCGTCACGTTCGCCCCGCTCGAGCGCGTCGACATGCTCGTCACCGACGCCGTCGTCGCCCCGGACCTCGTCGCGGAGCTTGTCGCAGCCGGGGTCGAGGTCGTGACGGCATGA
- the pfkB gene encoding 1-phosphofructokinase → MIVTLTPNPSVDRAYDVEAVARGGVNRAGAVHVHPGGKGINVSRALAAHTVPTVAVLPVGGADGDLLVALLGATDVTVRAVPVPGDTRSNITLQESDGTTTKINAPGPVLDADGGARLLAAVVSAVGPGDTVVGAGSLPRGLAPDFYVTLADAVRERGARLVLDTSGAPLASAARAGGIALAKPNDDELAELVGRELATVGDVVEAAREILARGTDALLVSLGAHGALLVTADRSWWAGGPPLLPASTVGAGDTTLAGYLAAEHAGGDPATCLRTAVAWGRAAVLLPGTAVPGPDLVDVDAVTLTPDPAPTTPVKEM, encoded by the coding sequence ATGATCGTCACCCTCACCCCCAACCCGTCCGTCGACCGCGCCTACGACGTCGAGGCCGTCGCGCGCGGCGGCGTCAACCGCGCGGGCGCCGTCCACGTGCACCCCGGCGGCAAGGGCATCAACGTCTCGCGCGCGCTCGCCGCGCACACCGTCCCGACGGTCGCGGTCCTGCCCGTCGGCGGCGCCGACGGCGACCTGCTCGTCGCGCTCCTCGGCGCCACCGACGTCACCGTGCGAGCCGTGCCCGTCCCGGGCGACACCCGCTCGAACATCACGCTCCAGGAGTCCGACGGCACGACGACGAAGATCAACGCCCCCGGCCCGGTGCTCGACGCCGACGGGGGAGCCCGCCTGCTCGCCGCCGTCGTGAGCGCCGTCGGCCCGGGCGACACCGTCGTCGGCGCAGGTTCCCTTCCCCGCGGTCTCGCACCCGACTTCTACGTCACGCTCGCGGACGCCGTCCGCGAGCGCGGCGCACGCCTCGTCCTCGACACCTCGGGCGCCCCGCTCGCCTCGGCCGCCCGGGCGGGCGGCATCGCGCTCGCCAAGCCCAACGACGACGAGCTCGCCGAGCTCGTCGGCCGCGAGCTCGCGACCGTCGGCGACGTCGTCGAGGCGGCCCGCGAGATCCTCGCGCGCGGGACCGACGCTCTCCTCGTCTCTCTCGGCGCGCACGGCGCGCTCCTCGTCACGGCCGACCGCTCCTGGTGGGCCGGCGGCCCCCCGCTCCTGCCCGCGTCGACCGTCGGCGCGGGCGACACGACCCTCGCCGGCTACCTCGCCGCCGAGCACGCAGGCGGCGACCCTGCCACCTGCCTGCGCACCGCGGTCGCCTGGGGGCGCGCCGCGGTGCTCCTGCCCGGGACCGCCGTCCCGGGACCCGACCTCGTCGACGTCGACGCGGTCACCCTCACCCCCGACCCCGCACCGACCACCCCCGTCAAGGAGATGTAG
- the menD gene encoding 2-succinyl-5-enolpyruvyl-6-hydroxy-3-cyclohexene-1-carboxylic-acid synthase, translated as MTSPSATAARTLLAALVRLGVREVVLAPGSRSAPLAYAAAEAAEAGLLDLTVRVDEREAGFTAVGLVRGAALGGSHHRDVAPVAVVTTSGTAVANLHPAVLEAHHAGLPLLLLTADRPHEVRGTGASQTIDQPGIFGGAVRLAVDVPAPDGRPGEENDLVHLAARAVDAASGARSGFPGPVQLNLAFRDPLVPDADDATQWPDVRPPRVLPPPAASLDVSPWTAGELTDGGTLVVAGDGDDGSARRLAEARGWPLLAECVTPSAGGPRLVPAHAHVLAASPLTADVRRVVVVGRPTLSRPVQRLIAREDVDVVLVAPAGAPWADAPRGARTVLPEVPLGWFLPDAMLGDGLRTVRRDRWRDAWSAAGVAAAAAVDRALDLDRLGGGQGTATSAEGPGPLTAEAAVRILADALTPVDVLVVGSSNPVRDLDLVHRWTAQPRVVANRGVAGIDGLLSTAVGTALALGRPDRGGIEGRTVRALVGDLTFLHGAGGLAAARGEARPQLQVVVVNDAGGSIFTGLEHGALAESAPSRAAAVERVFGTPHDVDLGALCAAHGLPHVVVTDAAALRAALATPGRGTSVVEVRVDRDGRRARAAAVADALRTALAD; from the coding sequence GTGACGTCCCCGTCGGCGACCGCCGCCCGTACCCTGCTCGCCGCGCTCGTGCGCCTCGGTGTGCGCGAGGTCGTCCTCGCCCCCGGCTCGCGCTCCGCGCCGCTCGCGTACGCGGCGGCCGAGGCCGCCGAGGCGGGGCTCCTCGATCTCACGGTGCGCGTCGACGAGCGCGAGGCCGGGTTCACCGCGGTCGGGCTCGTCCGTGGTGCCGCGCTCGGCGGCTCGCACCACCGCGACGTCGCGCCCGTCGCGGTCGTGACGACGTCCGGCACGGCGGTCGCCAACCTCCACCCGGCGGTGCTCGAGGCCCACCACGCGGGCCTGCCGCTGCTGCTCCTCACGGCCGACCGCCCGCACGAGGTGCGGGGCACGGGTGCGAGCCAGACGATCGACCAGCCCGGGATCTTCGGGGGAGCCGTGCGGCTCGCGGTCGACGTCCCCGCGCCCGACGGGCGCCCGGGCGAGGAGAACGACCTCGTGCACCTCGCGGCGCGTGCGGTCGACGCCGCGTCCGGCGCCCGTTCCGGGTTTCCCGGCCCGGTCCAGCTCAACCTCGCGTTCCGCGACCCGCTCGTGCCGGACGCCGACGACGCCACGCAGTGGCCGGACGTCCGCCCGCCGCGGGTCCTGCCGCCGCCGGCAGCGTCGCTCGACGTGAGCCCGTGGACCGCCGGCGAGCTCACGGACGGCGGCACGCTCGTCGTCGCGGGCGACGGCGACGACGGTTCCGCTCGGCGCCTCGCCGAGGCGCGCGGCTGGCCGCTCCTCGCCGAGTGCGTGACGCCGTCGGCGGGCGGCCCGCGGCTCGTTCCCGCGCACGCGCACGTCCTCGCTGCCTCGCCGCTCACGGCGGACGTCCGGCGCGTGGTCGTCGTCGGCCGCCCGACGCTCTCGCGGCCCGTCCAGCGGCTGATCGCGCGCGAGGACGTCGATGTCGTCCTCGTCGCCCCGGCCGGAGCGCCGTGGGCCGACGCACCGCGGGGCGCGCGCACGGTGCTGCCGGAGGTCCCGCTCGGCTGGTTCCTGCCCGACGCCATGCTCGGCGACGGCCTGCGCACCGTGCGCCGTGACCGGTGGCGCGACGCGTGGAGCGCCGCGGGCGTCGCGGCTGCAGCGGCTGTCGACCGCGCGCTCGACCTTGACCGGCTCGGCGGGGGACAGGGCACTGCGACCTCCGCGGAGGGTCCAGGCCCACTCACGGCCGAGGCCGCGGTGCGGATCCTGGCCGACGCGCTCACGCCCGTCGACGTCCTCGTCGTCGGCTCCTCGAACCCCGTGCGCGACCTCGACCTCGTCCACCGCTGGACCGCCCAGCCGCGCGTCGTCGCGAACCGCGGTGTCGCGGGCATCGACGGGCTGCTCTCGACTGCCGTCGGCACGGCTCTCGCTCTCGGGCGACCCGACCGCGGCGGGATCGAGGGGCGCACCGTGCGTGCTCTCGTCGGCGACCTCACCTTCCTCCACGGCGCGGGCGGGCTTGCCGCTGCGCGCGGCGAGGCGCGCCCCCAGCTGCAGGTCGTCGTCGTCAACGATGCCGGGGGCTCGATCTTTACGGGCCTCGAGCACGGAGCGCTCGCGGAGTCGGCGCCGTCGCGTGCCGCCGCCGTCGAGCGAGTGTTCGGCACGCCGCACGACGTCGACCTCGGCGCGCTGTGCGCCGCGCACGGGCTGCCGCACGTCGTCGTCACCGACGCCGCCGCGCTGCGGGCCGCGCTCGCCACGCCGGGCCGAGGCACCAGCGTCGTCGAGGTGCGCGTCGACCGTGACGGACGCCGTGCACGGGCCGCCGCGGTCGCGGACGCGCTGCGCACGGCCCTCGCGGACTGA